One part of the Anopheles coustani chromosome 2, idAnoCousDA_361_x.2, whole genome shotgun sequence genome encodes these proteins:
- the LOC131262902 gene encoding probable beta-hexosaminidase fdl gives MLIPYYNMLLSHDYNSRRSSAASQTRNLRMTVLKNLFKKMTVSGLTLRKALPVLIVAAFCSFFLLVYWYDSSDSAKPSSMMPAYNSHVVEGNFGNPAAGDNGRGSAIPIYPIERTWTYKCVNNRCVRHHFVNGVEEDFESSSSNHPQSPAHGAGSSSSSTSTNPAAGKRIPYLTCTMTCGPINIWPQPTGSTSIGSKTSRFRLSDVRLKIVTDFPAVEQLLRDAYDVMRAEVRGMMVAHGASLEEIEGAVPASSVPSMLLPLTVQQQQQRRAGSEENESGASRMPSEGGEAGKRSSTPDAGVGKIHFFKLVSDKRYDVDAFEVNIHVEKSSVTFLTLHTDESYNMTVTHSARVLMVKISANTFFGAKHGLTTLQQLIWFDDEERTLKILNKASIEDVPKFNYRGLMLDTSRHYFTVDAIKRTIVGMSHSKLNRFHWHITDSQSFPLVSRHYPQLARYGAYSEREVYTPEDVRELAAFAKVRGVQIIPEIDAPAHAGNGWDWGPKHGLGELSLCINQQPWNNYCGEPPCGQLNPKNNHTYAILQSLYAELLEAVGPLDYFHIGGDEVNLECWQQNFNDSDMRTLWCDFMLQAYHRLQLASGGQNATVTPKLAGVWSSGLTNAPCLSKNTFAVQVWGGSKWPENFQLINAGYSLVISHVDAWYLDCGFGSWRTTGEGACSPYRNWQTVYKHRPWDEMKLTSLQMRQILGGEVCLWTEQVDESILDARLWPRASALAERLWTDPVEERYSESVPLEVYNRMSVFRNHLLELGLRAEPIFPKYCAQNQDECV, from the exons ATGTTGATACCATATTACAACATGTTACTGTCTCATGATTACAATAGCAGG CGCTCGTCGGCAGCATCCCAAACTCGGAACCTGCGCATGACGGTGTTGAAAAATCTGTTCAAGAAAATGACCGTCTCAGGATTGACGCTGCGGAAGGCGCTGCCGGTGCTGATCGTGGCCGCATTTTGCAGCTTCTTCCTGCTGGTGTACTGGTATGATAGCTCCGATTCGGCCAAACCTTCCTCTATGATGCCCGCTTACAATTCGCACGTGGTGGAAGGAAATTTCGGAAATCCTGCGGCCGGCGACAACGGACGTGGTAGTGCCATCCCGATATA CCCCATCGAGCGAACCTGGACGTACAAGTGTGTCAACAATCGGTGCGTGCGTCACCATTTCGTGAACGGCGTCGAGGAGGATTtcgaaagcagcagcagcaaccatcCGCAATCGCCAGCACATGGCGCCggaagtagcagcagcagcactagTACCAATCCGGCCGCTGGCAAGCGAATTCCCTACCTCACCTGCACGATGACGTGCGGGCCGATCAACATCTGGCCGCAGCCGACCGGGTCCACCTCGATCGGCAGCAAGACGTCCCGCTTCCGCCTTTCCGATGTGCGGTTGAAAATTGTGACCGACTTCCCGGCGGTCGAGCAGCTGCTCCGCGACGCGTACGATGTGATGCGGGCGGAAGTGCGCGGTATGATGGTGGCGCACGGGGCGTCCCTGGAGGAGATCGAGGGCGCCGTGCCGGCCAGCTCCGTACCGTCCATGCTGCTGCCATTGacagtgcagcagcagcagcaaaggcGGGCGGGATCGGAAGAAAACGAATCGGGCGCATCCCGAATGCCATCGGAAGGGGGGGAAGCTGGAAAGCGAAGCAGCACTCCGGATGCCGGTGTGGGGAAGATTCACTTCTTCAAGCTGGTCAGCGACAAGCGGTACGATGTGGACGCGTTCGAGGTGAACATTCACGTCGAGAAGTCGTCCGTAACGTTCCTCACGCTGCACACGGACGAAAGCTACAACATGACGGTGACGC ATTCGGCGCGAGTGTTGATGGTGAAAATATCGGCCAACACATTCTTCGGAGCGAAGCATGGCCTCACGACACTGCAGCAGCTGATCTGGTTCGACGACGAGGAGCGAACACTGAAGATCCTCAACAAGGCGTCGATTGAAGACGTTCCAAAGTTTAA CTACCGTGGCCTTATGCTCGATACGTCCCGGCACTACTTCACGGTGGACGCGATCAAGCGCACGATCGTCGGCATGTCGCACTCGAAGCTCAATCGCTTCCACTGGCATATCACCGATTCGCAGAGTTTCCCGCTCGTCTCACGCCACTATCCGCAGCTCGCCCGCTACGGGGCGTACTCGGAGCGCGAGGTGTACACGCCGGAGGATGTCCGCGAGCTGGCCGCGTTCGCGAAGGTGCGTGGCGTTCAAATCATCCCGGAGATTGACGCACCGGCGCACGCCGGCAACGGGTGGGACTGGGGTCCGAAGCACGGGCTCGGTGAGCTGAGCCTGTGCATCAACCAGCAGCCGTGGAACAACTACTGCGGCGAGCCACCGTGCGGGCAGCTCAATCCGAAGAACAACCATACGTACGCGATCCTGCAGAGTTTGTACGCGGAACTGCTCGAGGCGGTCGGCCCGCTCGATTACTTCCACATCGGCGGAGACGAGGTGAACCTGGAGTGCTGGCAGCAAAACTTCAACGACTCCGACATGCGCACGCTTTGGTGTGACTTCATGCTGCAGGCGTACCATCGGTTGCAGCTGGCGAGTGGGGGCCAAAACGCTACCGTTACGCCCAAGCTGGCGGGCGTGTGGTCAAGCGGGCTAACGAACGCACCGTGTCTTTCGAAGAACACGTTTGCCGTGCAGGTGTGGGGTGGGAGCAAGTGGCCGGAGAACTTCCAGCTCATCAACGCCGGCTACAGCTTGGTGATATCGCACGTGGACGCTTGGTACCTGGACTGCGGGTTCGGTAGCTGGCGGACCACGGGCGAGGGAGCATGCTCACCGTACCGCAACTGGCAGACGGTGTACAAGCACCGGCCGTGGGACGAAATGAAGCTAACGTCGCTGCAGATGCGCCAGATATTGGGCGGCGAGGTGTGCCTCTGGACGGAACAGGTGGACGAGTCGATACTGGATGCGCGACTGTGGCCGCGCGCTTCCGCCCTCGCCGAGCGGCTCTGGACGGATCCGGTCGAGGAGCGGTACAGCGAATCGGTGCCGCTCGAGGTGTACAACCGGATGTCGGTGTTCCGGAACCACCTGCTCGAGCTCGGGCTGCGGGCGGAACCGATCTTCCCGAAGTACTGCGCGCAGAATCAGGACGAATGTGTATGA